A section of the Rubritalea squalenifaciens DSM 18772 genome encodes:
- a CDS encoding GIY-YIG nuclease family protein, giving the protein MAEKSFTLNFEGYWREERVADIPSYSGIYCIYKCRYNPDAGTVAMRRLLYIGDADNIRMWIHDHPMWLMWRQFLKADEQICISTAEVEPVYRKRVVAACLRRHEPPANSEYRYEFPFEKTRIITKGKNAFLDTAFAIEAAQVPHA; this is encoded by the coding sequence ATGGCAGAAAAATCATTCACCCTAAACTTTGAGGGCTACTGGCGTGAAGAACGCGTAGCCGATATTCCTTCCTATTCGGGTATCTACTGCATCTACAAATGCCGCTATAATCCAGACGCTGGAACCGTAGCCATGCGAAGACTGCTCTACATCGGAGACGCCGACAATATCCGCATGTGGATACACGATCACCCGATGTGGCTGATGTGGAGACAATTCCTCAAAGCCGACGAGCAGATCTGTATCTCTACCGCCGAAGTGGAACCCGTCTATCGCAAGCGGGTCGTAGCAGCCTGCCTCCGCAGGCACGAACCTCCGGCAAATAGCGAATACCGCTACGAGTTCCCGTTCGAGAAGACCCGGATCATCACCAAAGGCAAGAATGCCTTTTTAGACACCGCCTTCGCTATCGAGGCTGCTCAGGTACCACACGCCTGA
- a CDS encoding polyamine aminopropyltransferase, producing the protein MADTRTGGRGWILGIIIFMMGGCGLAYEYTFSKIAADLLGNSVQQWAIVIAIMLFCMGMGAEIQRLVSNKRVISFLLGSQLLLALLGGFGPLLMLWSFAHFPMHFGLVYYGLVSVIGTLIGFEIPLITRINEDYSEDIRANLARVLKMDYIGALVGALFWIFVLPVFFSLHEISYVLAMITVASTLLCWFFFGRGGKSAMPVLACLGLTASTLGFGMSRSDRWSFAAEQALYMDKVIFSTTTKYQHIVLTESRAGHLRCYINGHIQFSSTDEAIYHENLVHPAMQLAGSRKRILVLGGGDGMAVREILKYPEVQEIVLVDLDPEMTRLAAEHPILSELNGHSLSNAKVTLVENQGSGEGEQTYQLELPNQRRMTAPEVEMPQLTIINLDASSYVNSAAGMFDVIILDFPDPSSPDLAKLYSAHFYGALKGKLAADGIMVQQSTSPYRAKEAFLCIGRTMESVGYTAVPYHDHVPSFGEWGWWIASHSSQISADSIKQAMRSVQKLPADTRYLTPALISNSLDFGKGALETEHRDVTTISHSAVLEYYLQGWKE; encoded by the coding sequence ATGGCAGATACGCGCACAGGAGGCAGAGGCTGGATACTCGGCATCATCATTTTCATGATGGGGGGCTGTGGTCTCGCGTACGAATACACCTTTTCCAAGATTGCTGCGGACCTGTTGGGGAACTCCGTGCAGCAATGGGCGATCGTGATCGCCATCATGCTCTTCTGTATGGGGATGGGCGCGGAGATTCAGCGCCTTGTTAGTAATAAGCGGGTGATAAGCTTCTTGTTAGGATCGCAACTTTTGCTGGCTTTGTTAGGGGGCTTTGGTCCCTTGCTGATGCTCTGGTCCTTCGCGCATTTCCCGATGCATTTTGGCTTAGTCTACTATGGACTGGTCAGTGTGATCGGAACCTTGATCGGTTTTGAAATCCCTTTGATCACGAGAATCAATGAGGACTACTCGGAGGATATCCGGGCGAACCTGGCCAGGGTGCTGAAGATGGATTACATCGGGGCTTTGGTTGGCGCACTCTTCTGGATCTTTGTGCTGCCCGTCTTTTTTAGCCTGCATGAGATTTCCTATGTGCTGGCCATGATCACCGTAGCCTCCACCTTGCTCTGCTGGTTTTTCTTTGGGCGTGGGGGTAAGAGCGCGATGCCAGTGCTGGCCTGTCTCGGTCTAACAGCTTCCACGCTCGGTTTCGGGATGTCCCGTTCGGACCGATGGTCCTTTGCCGCGGAGCAGGCCCTGTACATGGACAAGGTGATTTTCTCGACCACCACCAAGTACCAGCACATCGTGCTCACGGAGAGCAGGGCTGGGCACTTGCGCTGCTACATCAATGGCCACATCCAGTTCTCTTCCACGGATGAGGCGATCTATCATGAGAACCTGGTGCATCCGGCCATGCAGCTTGCTGGGAGCAGAAAGCGTATCTTGGTGCTAGGCGGTGGTGATGGCATGGCCGTCAGGGAAATTCTGAAATACCCGGAGGTGCAAGAGATCGTACTGGTAGACTTGGATCCAGAAATGACCCGACTCGCAGCGGAACACCCGATCCTCTCGGAGTTGAATGGTCACAGCCTTAGTAATGCCAAAGTCACCTTGGTGGAGAATCAAGGCAGCGGCGAGGGTGAGCAAACCTATCAGCTTGAGCTGCCCAATCAGCGTAGGATGACGGCGCCGGAGGTGGAGATGCCTCAGTTGACGATCATCAATCTAGACGCCAGTAGCTATGTGAACTCAGCGGCTGGGATGTTCGATGTCATCATTCTGGATTTCCCGGATCCCTCCAGCCCGGATCTGGCTAAACTTTACAGCGCGCATTTCTACGGGGCCTTAAAAGGCAAGCTGGCCGCGGACGGCATCATGGTGCAGCAATCCACCTCACCGTATCGCGCCAAGGAAGCTTTCCTCTGCATCGGTAGAACCATGGAGTCCGTGGGGTATACGGCTGTTCCTTATCACGACCATGTGCCCTCCTTTGGTGAGTGGGGCTGGTGGATCGCTTCTCATTCCTCCCAGATCTCCGCGGATTCGATCAAGCAAGCGATGCGTTCTGTGCAGAAATTGCCCGCAGATACCCGCTATCTAACACCCGCATTAATTTCCAATAGCCTGGACTTCGGGAAAGGAGCCCTGGAGACCGAACATAGGGATGTAACCACCATTTCACACTCGGCAGTTTTAGAATATTACCTGCAAGGGTGGAAGGAGTGA
- a CDS encoding DUF350 domain-containing protein: MFEQVTDLSGIQELADWRVLVYVLVSLLVLLVAKLMYSVTAGFKLKEQLIDHDNKAVGIAFAGYMFSVCIVITGVLFSPSSVMLDGELGAKWLLDLGGTVLWSLIGCVMLILAQWINDKAIFRSFCNRKEMVQDENMGLGTALAGTYLATALVVRSAMSGEGVGNFWQDLLITLIWFAVTQALLILFSFVYQRVTKFDLHHEVERDNPAAGIAFGGGILAFTILLSFYIQRYDGLLGLLIWALISAVILIFARALTNRLILPGKRLDAEICEDKNWGAALIEFGISLGVAFIVAGSFN; this comes from the coding sequence ATGTTTGAACAAGTAACAGATTTATCGGGTATCCAGGAACTCGCCGATTGGAGAGTGCTGGTGTACGTATTGGTGTCCCTGCTGGTCCTGCTGGTGGCCAAGCTCATGTATTCCGTGACGGCTGGCTTCAAGCTCAAGGAGCAGCTCATTGACCATGACAATAAAGCGGTCGGCATCGCTTTTGCCGGCTACATGTTCTCCGTGTGTATCGTCATCACCGGAGTACTTTTCTCTCCCTCCAGTGTCATGCTGGATGGAGAACTGGGCGCCAAGTGGTTGTTAGATCTTGGGGGTACGGTGCTGTGGTCACTGATCGGCTGCGTGATGCTGATTCTGGCCCAGTGGATCAATGACAAGGCGATTTTCCGCAGCTTCTGCAACCGCAAGGAAATGGTGCAGGATGAAAATATGGGACTGGGAACCGCGCTGGCTGGCACCTATCTCGCCACAGCCCTGGTAGTTCGTTCCGCCATGTCTGGCGAGGGTGTGGGCAACTTCTGGCAGGACCTGCTGATCACCCTGATCTGGTTTGCCGTGACCCAGGCCTTACTGATTCTCTTCAGCTTCGTCTATCAGCGCGTTACCAAGTTTGACCTGCATCACGAGGTGGAGCGGGATAACCCGGCAGCGGGTATCGCCTTCGGTGGTGGCATCCTGGCATTCACGATTTTGCTCAGCTTCTACATCCAGCGATACGATGGTCTGTTAGGTCTCTTGATCTGGGCCTTGATCTCGGCGGTGATTCTCATTTTTGCGAGAGCGCTCACCAACAGGCTCATCCTGCCAGGCAAGCGACTCGATGCCGAGATCTGTGAAGACAAGAACTGGGGCGCCGCGCTGATCGAGTTCGGTATCTCTCTCGGGGTGGCCTTCATTGTGGCTGGTTCATTTAATTAA
- a CDS encoding potassium channel family protein: MIIQLLRRWIRRAGGSLGVRVLRTLLGALVLNLFFGVLFYLAESGVQQDLTLEDSIWWSMVTMTTVGYGDYYPQTFVGRFFVGYPCFLIGIGLIGFLLGTLADSLIDFTSRKRKGLIKIRMKQHIIICHCPSENKVLQIVDEIKASPEHCDAPVVVVAANLDERPDSFRERNILFVKGEPTNEETLIRANVQEAQGVFILAKDPASTSSDACTFAIGTMIEHIEEETGNPIHTVAEMLSSRSRRMVRRSSIDSIVVSEGITDRVMVQEFLHPGIHNAFAQLLTNTEGSQLYVCPTAQKGRRLIDIQCAALQYKDHLQVIGLIRGGDAMLNPDKQVAVEEGDMLVVLAESKKQFTEFENERHVLAESTSA; encoded by the coding sequence ATGATTATCCAATTACTCAGAAGATGGATTCGGCGTGCCGGAGGTAGCCTGGGAGTTAGAGTCCTCAGGACCTTGCTCGGGGCGCTGGTGCTCAATCTCTTCTTTGGCGTCCTATTCTACCTGGCCGAGTCCGGGGTGCAGCAGGACCTCACGCTGGAGGACTCCATCTGGTGGAGTATGGTCACCATGACTACGGTGGGCTACGGGGACTACTACCCGCAGACCTTCGTGGGGAGGTTCTTCGTGGGCTATCCCTGCTTCCTCATTGGGATTGGCCTCATCGGTTTTTTGCTCGGGACATTAGCCGATAGCCTCATTGATTTTACATCCCGCAAAAGAAAAGGACTGATTAAAATTCGTATGAAACAGCACATCATCATTTGCCACTGCCCTTCGGAAAACAAGGTGCTCCAAATTGTCGACGAGATCAAAGCCTCGCCGGAGCATTGTGATGCGCCCGTCGTCGTGGTGGCGGCCAATCTGGATGAGAGACCGGACTCCTTCCGCGAGAGAAACATCCTCTTCGTCAAGGGCGAGCCGACCAATGAAGAAACCCTCATCAGGGCCAACGTGCAGGAGGCTCAGGGAGTCTTCATTCTAGCCAAGGATCCGGCATCCACATCCAGCGATGCCTGCACCTTTGCCATTGGCACCATGATCGAGCATATCGAGGAAGAGACTGGCAACCCGATCCATACCGTCGCCGAGATGCTGAGCTCCCGCAGTCGCAGAATGGTGAGAAGATCCTCCATCGATAGCATCGTGGTCTCCGAGGGGATTACCGATCGTGTGATGGTGCAGGAGTTCTTGCACCCCGGCATTCACAATGCCTTTGCCCAGCTGCTGACCAATACGGAGGGCAGCCAGCTCTATGTGTGCCCGACCGCGCAGAAGGGCAGACGTCTGATCGATATCCAGTGCGCCGCCTTACAGTACAAGGACCACTTGCAGGTCATCGGCCTGATCCGCGGCGGGGATGCCATGCTGAACCCGGACAAGCAAGTTGCCGTGGAGGAGGGGGACATGCTGGTAGTGCTGGCCGAGTCCAAGAAGCAATTTACTGAATTCGAAAATGAACGCCACGTTCTCGCTGAATCCACAAGCGCCTGA